TATCAcagcgattttttaatcgccGGGAAATTTCTATAAAAAGGAAAACGCATTTTCCGGCGATGTAGAAGTCGCCGGGATATTATATAGCAGCGAGTTTTAAATCGTCGGAACATATATTACCGCTGTGAAATTCTATTCCGGCGATATAAAAGTTGCCGGTAATTTATTTGGAGTGCtggtattattttaaattagtgcttaattagtttttatatgAACTGTTTGAGGCCGTATTAGCGGCGATTGATAAATCGCTGGAAAAATCTGTAAATCTCATTGTTATTAACCCAGTATTCTTACTGGGTCTCGAATTCACTATAAGACCCAATACGAATACTGGGTTAACAACAATTCATCCCATTACTCCGAATGTACCTAATTGACATTATCAACTAACAATCCATACATACACAATTATATCCATTGTGAACAATTCAATTTAAATGGAATAATTACCAATATAATTGACTTAattgactatatataatttctcaCTGGGTGGTGCACTATATCGAGtcatatcaagtacaagctgagctaatttttatataatatacaaaacaTCACCATTACCTACTAATTGTCTATACTCAAACTAATATTGGTAACCAAGGGCTACCATTATTAGTTTGGCACAAAGTAATATTGTGGGACTTTTCATTCACTGGCACCCAAAGTTGGTGAACACTAATCCACGAAAACTCGTCTTGGTTGCACAGCTCATGATCAGCCCAAGCTCTGCCATATCACTGTTGTGAATAGAGATAACCACCCCTTTTTGTCTGATGCCTAATGTAAGAGTGAATAAAAAACAACCATTATTAAAGCCATGCAAGTAATTTGTAGAATGTAATGAATATAAAACACTTACATTATAAATGAAAGACAAACAAAAACCATATTAATGAACGGAAAATTATTGTTCTGGGTATATGCATGTGGATGTTGACATTTGGAGATTTTTTCAATACCTTTTGGAAGAGGTCCAATAATTTTCAGAATGGAGAATTTGTTACACTTGCCTAAACATTTTTCCAATGGAAAATGTTTTTCTCCCAAATAATCAAACTTTGCCACACCCAAACATTTGGAAGCAACATATATTTTGTGAACTACTAaaggttttttttaataaaccttCGACAATTCCTTTCACCTAACCTAAACAGCTTTCAGATGGAAAATGTCCACCATTATCCTAGGTGGTGTAGTCAATATTGGGAAGATCTCAGATAACAAAAAGTCCAGGCTTAACTTATTCAAGCCTTGTCATAAAATGCATACTGGTATACATGCAAAGTCTAAACTTGAATATAATTATTTCGGGTTGCCAATATTGAACATAATGCTTATTGGGTACTGCATATATTAATTTCCACCTCAACCAATGCCCTTTTAATGCAACTTCTAGTTTGAGAGTCATGTGTGTGAGTCACGTGATACTATGTTTTGATGACGTATGATAATGTGACTTTGCAGGCAATATAACCCCTTGGTTATCTCATCTATATTACCACAAAACAATCCAGGCAcacaaaatatattcaaatgaGGTTGCAGTCTGGACAGCAAAGCTTTAAAAAAGGCATCAACCTGTTAAAAATAAGTGGTCGAGTAGCAGGGAAAACTTTCACTATCGCGACAgagtttatatttcaaatttgactTTTAAATGAGATTTGAGTACCTTTTCCAGTTGCAGAGAACACTGCACCCTAGCATCATCATTCTTGTCTTCCCCAAACAAATTCATGCATTTGGGGTCGCAGCACTGGGCCCCGTGCTGAGTAATGCCGGATTTGGTTGCATATTGGATTTTGAGCCAATCCACTATTGCATGACGAGAATAGCGGCTTCCATCAACAATGTATTACTAGTTCTGAAAAAATAAGATGGCTTTCATTAATATTCTAAGGCTAATTCGATTTTCAGAAATAAACTGTGAAAATCTCTGATAAGAAACAGATTTTTTCCCAATCACAGAACATGGTATTATTGGTCTGGAAGCCAGCGGTCAAGGCTTTATATTTCATAGCCGAAAACTTAATATGCATGTTATTGGCACTCCGAAATGGACAGATTTCGGAGAGCTACTGCTACTCAGTAGATTAAAAGCTAAATTTAACCGTGGCCTTTGTTAGCTTGGGTACAGGTTGTGAAAATATTTGAGCACTAGACACTGAGTTAGCCAACCATAGTCTTGGGTTTGCCAGTAAAGAAAGATGTACTTTATGAAGTAAAGTTAAGAATATAAACCTAGCTGAAGTTTAATAGCTAGGTTGTATACAGGtggtgttaaaattattttcagggGTAATTGAAAGAAGGGCTTTTATATCCACTTACCTTAACAGAGTTGCCCACAATATTTGTAACCAATCTGCCTGAACCTCCTTGGATCACCCATTATTATTTTGTGGAAGTTCATCGGAAACAAACACTGCCAGCTTTTTAACATGATTAATGAAGTTTGTGACTTTGAGCATTCAATTGGTAACAGAACCCATGCACAGATATATAGAAATATTGCTAGTCACAATTTTACCCCTTTATCAGCAACATATAGCAGTTCATATTTGGTCCTACATATGCATTgaaatgagatccaattctAACGCTTTTTAaggaaattgcatttacatatGAGCTCCATGTTGTTATCTAATATTGTGGATGCAAAAGGAGACATGATTCCCCCTCCAGCAAGAAGAGGCACAAATATCTACCTTATGGCAAAAAGCATCCGGAAACTGTATTTCAACaaaagatcaaaaaatatattatgtgtaATATATTTAACTAGTACCACCAATGGGGAAAATCTGCCCATGcacataataatatatttgttgCACACCCAACAACACATAAGGCTATTTCTATGCAATCATCCATATAAACTATCCCCTCCACCCATATTCATTCtttataaattttgatataaatttatatgtatgGTAGGAAGATGCACCTTTCAACTCATCTTCGGGTTTTATACAATTAAAGATATTAATCTGATTGTATAGTTAATACCAGAATTTTGTCTTAATCAAAATGTGCATACAGAAACCCTTTCGCATAGGGGATTGATATCTGTAATGACCCTCACACACACTATCATATGAATCCGTTTTTAATCTCCGTATATCCACAAccacttattaatataaatggATAATTGACAGTTGCTAAATATATTtacctgagagagagagagagagagagagagagagagagagagagagagagagagagagagagagagagagagagagatagacctTCTCCATGCTGTGTCAGTTGCAAAGCTCCTTCAACTGTGTCTCCAGGTTTTGCACCAACTTGTGAACACTAGCATGATGGAGAAGCTGTCTAACCCAAGAAAAGGCCTTACAATAAAAGACCATTGCGTGTTAGAAATGTCTGCCCACATAATGATGGACCTACCTACTAAATAGTTGTACCTAGAAGAGAAAATGGTTTCCAGCCATTGGAAACTTACTCAAACATATGATGATGTACACATTGTGGTTCAACAAAGGAGTCTTACATACACAAACGACCCAAAAATCTGGGAATCAAAATAGTGTTTCCCCCCGATGTTGACATAGatccctttatatatatagtaatatctatatatatatatatatatatatagatatatgtatattgCCCAGTTGTCTTCAGAATCCACTATCAAAAAACCACCCAACACGACAAAAGTTTTCCCAAAATGCCAAAAAACCCCACAACGCCCCTTATGGGTGGGGGGAATCGTTACCCTGAGTCTGTTGATATGACTCAGTGAATGTTGGATGATCCTTAAAGAACTCCTGAAGCAATCTGTCAGTCTGAAGCTGATGCTCCCTAAGAGCCCGCATCTCTGATCTCATTTCATCCAGCTAACTCTTATATTCTTCAgcatctttcttatgttgttcAGCATCTTTCTTGTGTCTTTCAATCTCAGACATGTAGCATTGCATTTTAACTTGGTCACGCTGTCTACTTGACTCGGGGATGACCATCTCCCCCAGTCCTCGCGCATATCCAGGTCGATGGCCCAGAACCTCCCTAAAGATAGTCGCTGCTGCCTCATCATTACGTTGCTCTGGTTCTAGGCCATCCAACCTACCTTGCATCTCCTTTTGGACATTGACAAAACAACGATTATTAACAATTGTGGCATGTTAGCTGtatgcatttattattattcgaaACAAGAATAATAAAGTCGATATGTAAGTGTACAACTCACGTAAGTATCTTCTGTAGCATCTGTCACaaacttgttcttcttcttcgaccAGCGCGTCTCCTTATAGAAGTCAACCAAATTTCCGTTCTCAGCGCGCTACATGTGTtcaatatacatatatgatcAGTTTGATGAAGCAGGTCAAGTTCAAGATTAATATGACATGTGTATTTTAAGCTCAAGTCATTTGAACGTAACCTGTACCCAACAGTAAGGTAATAATATCATATCCTTAGATGTAATATAATTCATTcgatatatataaatgtattcaATATGTGCTAATGAATGCAAAAGTTGGACAAGTCTAGTGGGAGGCATCCTCAAACCTTCTGCTCAAGTATTCGGACGAATGATTTACGTCCTGATGTGTGATTAATTGCCTGCTTCTTTCGGTTCGCCCGGTTTTGAGAAGAAATTTTCTGCCATGCACACCCAATGTTAGCTATAATAGTTCTAATTCATTTGTCACaacaatatttatctttttaaatggAAGAATTTAAAAAGGCATTACTTTGAGAAAGAGCATGTATACCTTAAACTCGTCACTACCCCATCTACTACACAACTTTACCCATACAAGGGGGTCCACCAAACTTGTCCCATTAGCCAAAGCTTCTTCATGGCTTCCAAATGATTCataaatcttgtgcaagtcaTGATGGAAGGAGTTGAAGCGCTTACAAAGTGCCTTTGTCACCGTCAATCGGTGGTTCTCGCGCTCCTAGTCGAACACGAAGTCAGACTACATTATTGTATAAACTTAGTATTTTGGCAACGGTTATAGTGCATAAACGACACCCAACTTCACGAAAGTAGCTAACCCAATAACTTACCCGAACACGGTCAATGAGCTCCTCCTTCATTTCAAGCGGAACATCCGTCCATCGCgcataactcatgtcacaatattgtttaataatcCATGATACCCGTGTCGTGAACATAGAAGCGTGCTCACAACACGGTGCAGTCTCACCCTCGTTTATCTTTAATAGCACTTTCCCATGCTTCCTCACCTTGTCAAACTCGATGCATCGAGCGGGCCCACAAATTCATTTTCTCTGTTCCTGCGCTACAACGGGCTCCGTGGGGGTGTCCGCTCCTGTATTTCAAAATACAGGACTAGATTAGTGTGTGTAATTATAGAGTATCTTTACACAAACAAGGTGACATACTCGAACACGTCAATGCATTCAATATGTATCATGGATTAACACATACCAGTTTGTGGTACACTGGGGTCTTCCATTCGTGCGTGGTCTCTAATAGGTGATTGTGCCCGCATAGGTGAGGGTTCTCGAACAGGTGCTGGCGTGGGAATTGGGTTGGTGGATGGTGGCGGGCTTGGGGGCTGTGTGGAGTCATCTGAGGATGATTGATTACACTCCTCAGGACTGTGATATAAGGAGATCTTCGCTCCCCGAGGACGGTTGTGGCGGGCCGAGTAGGTTCATGCCGCCTCGCATGAAAACCCCTGAGTCTCCCTCCGCCCCTAGTACTGGGTCCCGCTCGGTCACCTGCATGCATATGAGTTAATAACATTGTAATAAACGTCAGGTCCATTCCACAAAATTATCTCAAAGTGGAtgccatggttaaaaatatcgTATTCATTTATCATCCATTTTCAAGTACTTTGGGTATCTTAACTAATTCATAATGATCATTAATATAGACAAATAATTAACTTGAATATCTAAATTATATACCTTGGTAATTAGCCGTGCCGCTCATGCCTCCAGCTTGAAGATGGGATTGCATGATAAATATATCGATATCTAAGAAACCAAATCCCCTCCCAAATCTGTCTGTGCAGCAACTACAATAAAGCTTTCCACTATTGTTTTACTCTCACCTaagcaataataatatcataatcAGCAGCCAAACCACAAaacaaaggaaataaatatatgaaaccATATATGTAATCTTGTGCATATTACATCAGTAAGTTTATTAGAAATTAACATACCGTGTTAGTCTAACTAAATCAAAAAAGTCATGACTCTACAATATCAATATTTAATGATATGTGAATATGTACCAAATTCAAGCAGGTAATCTGTTGTACCAACCTTAAGTAGAAGAAGTTTTTGGAGTGTTCATGGTATATCTGACACAGACTCTTCGTCTGTTGATAGGTCCTCttcatctgaatattcccccTCACTATACGCATCTCCGGAACCAGAAGAAATCATGGCATCATTAATAAAGCCTGTTGAATCTATGCATTGACCATGCACATCCATGACTTCTTGTGCTTCAATATGGCTAGGTGGTATATCATTCCTATCCAATGGAGTTGACACTGGATCTGCATTACCACACTAAACTGGTTCATAGTAATCAGAaaactcattttcttgatcggCCTCATTTGTACTTGGCTCCCCATCATTAATATCTTCCAGATTCCATGACACTGACGGAATGTTatatacattcctatttgtaTAGGTTTGCACAACACTCCAATTCCCTTTCGATCTTAAATCTCTTATGTAGAAACATTGATCAGCCTGGCTCGCCAACACGAATGGTTCACccttataccaagtcctatTCATGTTGACACTAATCATATGGCCATCCACCCGCACCCCTCGTTTTCgatcaccaacatcaaaccaatcacattcaAATAGGTATACCCGACGCCACTCCATGTAGCGTAACTCTACGATATTATTAATAACACCGTAAAAGTCAGCGTTATTTGTGGCCTCGTCCCCCGTTACCAACACCTTGGAATTTTGTGTACGCCGACGAAGTTCACGCTGTCTCGTATGAAacctttttccatttattatgcaagcaTCATATGATGCAACCCAACGGTCAGGCCCGCAAGCTAACGCATACAGATTAGCGGACACATCATGTGGATGCTGGGTACGATGTTCCTGGATCTATaccaaaattgttgaaaattcataacGTATATTGTCATCATTTCAAAACATATGATTGAAGTCCATAATATATAAATGTAGATAAGTATTCAAAAGAACTTACACGGTGCTTGAACCAAGTTGGAAAGTCAGTTTGATGCATGCGATCGATGCAATTTGGGTGTTGCACCTTACATTTCTCGCAGTGTTCCCTACATTTGGTGCACAGAATTGCCAAGCAAAATGCATGATGTTATGAGTagtgtgtgacgcccccaaattccgtttgggatcggacggacatttgaagcgtcgagacatgcaacacaaggttacctatccctgttcatgacatataagatgcaatgttcctaacatgcatctgacattatgcaatattcgcagcggataatttttttttctttagcaatactatgcaccaaattgaaaatatcccaaatgcttaaaacatacttcatacataaagacccattgagtagatcacaacactagtccaaaatggttatgatccaaaaaatactaaagatgcaactccattgtacaagtagtaatttacgttaactactatattaacattgacgtcgcaccatcgcttagtcaactgtttctccttcaggtcctgtaacaagatctaccattcggggggaatggtagttgggactaccaaagtgagatttgattacaaatctcagtaagttaacaaaaaacttccacacaaactaatgatgcatgcatgagagtaaaagcataaatgcataatcaaattcataagtaattaaagcataacttggcgtacaacatagcataattgacataacttaaattgaaacatgaactgaacttgatttaacatgaacttgatctgaaacttgacttaacatgaaaaatacatactccacagttgttgtggccccatgtattctacacaaacttgacttaacatgaaaaatacatactccaaagttgttgtggccccatgtattctacgtataaatacatactccacagttgttgtggccccatgtattctacacaaacttgacttaacatgaaaaatacatactccacagttgttgtggccccatgtattctacgtataaatacatactccacagttgttgtggccccatgtattctacacaaacttgacttaacatgaaaaatacatactccacagttgttgtggccccatgtattctacgtgtaaatacatactccacagttgttgtggccccatgtattctacacaaactgaatgtattcaagatgaaacgtgactggaaaacgaaaggactggagccctgacgtaacataacgtgatttgaacataacttgaaatacatgaccaacttgagatagaaacatttcgtaacatggcataacatataatagacaacatatttaacatgacatacttgtaatgtacagtaatacatgacagaatatattatgtaacagataaaaattgatgacagaataaattctgtataatagacaattacgtgataacttggcatggcatgacatatatgataacatacatacatacactgtagttcctttacttagcacacatacacagtagactgctagtaagttaaaagctaacttacctcgatctccgcgtttcttataaaacttcaagtgcgatcacgaggaactgtaattagtgattctaaaagttagaactaaatcactaataatttgaaatatggaaaatactaacttaaagagtaaaagtttcattttactctctacatgtgggaaaatgaccgttttacccataacttaaggattttgcatactaactccaaaagttttcaaaatttacattcctcatgtaaattttgtcctaaacttaaatatcaactcagaaaaatttaaaacaaaacacaactatgaagaacacactatggccgaaacatccataggtcatttcccttgatttttgttgcaattccttccaatttcaaaactcatgcttaaaccaaaattttgcaacaaatatcttccaatcctaagttcaaaaccatacttaaaacatccatttagaaaaagctaataattaacactaaacttttttgtaaaaagatccaagcacttgaatcacaagttttgaccttaaatcaaaacatatccaagagtttcaaacatcaaatcttacttctaacatattcataatatcatcctaacatcaaccatgctttaaatcatcaaaccaaagtcaccaaaatcacaaaataacatttggagtttttggttttacacttaatccaaaaacagaaactttttcctcaactagttttgataaatctcttgatctatgacttataaatatatgatcttcaaaccaaaccatcacatggtttaaaaagatatcctaaaacatatataagcttctaattcaaaatcacacggttagaaattaaccaaaacataaatttagccaagaatatccacactttggcttatttgaatatctctttgcataaaatttcatatctttgaaactaacatcaaatatcttcaaaataataatataacatgtatataagatacttaggatcttccaataaaattattaaagtcattagaataggtttagaccaccaaagagttaaactttctcaaaacagaaactatttttcctcttccagtttctaagtttctaaatctaagaaaatatttcatcaaaacctttaatcatgcaaaaatcctcaaccaatagtcatatatacatgttaacaatactccataaaaatttcagaccaatatctatccattagcttggtcaaaaactccaaactataacatactctccagattcacgcccagaatgacctttccatggttaaaaatacttttgactgaccaaatgaccatggaatgatacgaaaaatacatctacggaaactagactcaaagagcaacaacttatatgaaagatactttatgataaaacacttacaaaaacttcgaaatgggtgtgtaaaataactcctaaaagctgtccgagagagagtgtttggtattctttcaatggaaagcataaatgaagataatttcgtggggaggggtggctggagatacttgtggataagatatggaagagatgaggctagagtgagagttaagtgtaggactctcttacccgaagtgagagttaagtgtaggactctcttaccggagtgagagtggagtgtaggactctcttacctaataatatctacaaaaatcaactcaagatatttttacccaataatatccacaaaattagtttaaaatattttctaaatgtggagtagacttggaagagtaaggtggttaaaatctttccatgtgtattttaaatctatgttcttaagatattttccaaatgtgtattttgcttaggtgtcatgatctcacaccttgatttccttcacaattccatctaatggtttctctttgtgctaagtatctaatactattcattatgtgtggttaagatcttaccaagtatccaaataaaatttcgctaacctaatttggacatttcacactgtgattttgaaaacactgcatttagtacgtttaccgagattactattcactccaaaaataaacgtaataaacttagtactgaaaaatcctaaatattcaattaagcctagtggtgtagactataatgtattctgatacttctaactatctcaaataattaaaatcgcatttctggcaccatagtgagtgataacactaactatgttgacaggctaaaacctatgcgattagtcgattcgtgtaaacttacggaattttcacgaggttcttaaggtcaaaagaaattccacaattgaatttctagcgggctgttacaatctcccctcctaaaaaaaagatttcgtcctcaaaatcgaagtaagtaagaaatagcaatttaatgaggaggtgttgcttaccaacctactgtctatcccgtatatatttgcctttgagattatgtcattccttaactttcttactttaatcaacaattagattatacttctttgcacaaggttggccaagttgtaacgacatactctccaaatctaaaactttaagtaaataatcttccgaaactcttctttagaaaagcataggtgatatattttaaatgttattgtaaataccatagttagtagagaattcatcaaaattaagccgttaatctctctctctctctctctctctctctctctctctctaacaaaatcggtggcactttgttttagaccagacaactctgatccgcatgatttttataggtcttctgtagttgtcaggcgccgcatagctatgacactactttgttcttgtctcttgtatagaaatgattcacgagagatgattcgtcataattttctctataaaagaattattcagctcatcttctttcgcatctcatcttcttcacttttctgaaattagtctgcattcctactctgcaatctctttctgctttctcattttgcaatggctcagcaatcttctcattaccaatacatgaggtattctgcacctcgttcactagttgtttctacttcttccgtaggtgctattatgcaatcaaataatgatctgactaataagtcagaaaatgaacttatctacgagcttgtgagtctcggtacccgatactcatcagccattgtcgcatattctcagcgactacaatccaggactggtggggttgacaaactccacgagagtatttctatccttcagaggcttcttatggaatccaacatgaagatagaagcagtaaagcgagagaacagagatttaaaatctttgcttaactct
This sequence is a window from Carya illinoinensis cultivar Pawnee chromosome 9, C.illinoinensisPawnee_v1, whole genome shotgun sequence. Protein-coding genes within it:
- the LOC122277365 gene encoding uncharacterized protein LOC122277365, giving the protein MFTTRVSWIIKQYCDMSYARWTDVPLEMKEELIDRVRERENHRLTVTKALCKRFNSFHHDLHKIYESFGSHEEALANGTSLVDPLVWVKLCSRWGSDEFKKISSQNRANRKKQAINHTSGRKSFVRILEQKRAENGNLVDFYKETRWSKKKNKFVTDATEDTYEMQGRLDGLEPEQRNDEAAATIFREVLGHRPGYARGLGEMVIPESSRQRDQVKMQCYMSEIERHKKDAEQHKKDAEEYKS